Genomic segment of Dasypus novemcinctus isolate mDasNov1 chromosome 4, mDasNov1.1.hap2, whole genome shotgun sequence:
GCTTGAGAAACAAGCATAAACCTACTTTAGAAAAGAATATTAACTAGTATTTATTAAGTATTAAAGCACTCTACTTCTAGGTGCTTTATATACATCAATCTAGTTAACCCTATGTTGTTAATATCCCCActttacataaaaacaaaaacaaaaaacacacataaacaaacaGGTCTTAAATGTTTATCTTGCCTAGAATCAAGTAcaggagccaggattcaaacccaggtctccaGCTTCTAATCACTATGCTGTATTTGGGCTACATGTATGTAATAAGCACTAAAGTACCTCAGAGATAATAAGCTGGAAATTCTGAATGAATGTTCAGACTGACTGCTTTACCCAGGTTAGGGATCCTCAAGAAGTACTGAAACTCAATTCTGATCAATTGCTCTTTCATGAGGCAAGGgggattatttttttccttccctttctgttTCTGCCGAAGTACAAAAGGGAATTAGTTAGCCCTCTAACTATCTGAAAGAGCTTCTGAGAACAAACTGATTGAACCCTGAAACCTTAAAACCCTAAACACAGCAGTTTAAAGTTTAatctaaaatagaaattttagaaagcCATTAGAAACAATATATTTTAACCTGAGAATATTAGTATAATCTATATTGACAGATTTAAGATAGGAAAGATATAACAGTTTAACAAACAATACCCAATTATTTTATCCTTACCTACTTGAGTAAGTTCTCTCCTTTTAAAAACGCTTAATTGAAATTTTATCCTTAACTACTTGAACaagctttcttttaaaaaatataattgaaaagaaatacaaaccAGTTAATCACACCTACTTGGAAACTTGCCTATCACAAAGATCACAGAACCATTGGAAACactattcattctttcattagaCATGCCCCAACTACAGACTTTACTGTCACTTTATGGATTTGGGGGTgtacaagattaatatgaaaCATCACCGAATCCAGAACTCTCTGAATGACCAAGAATCCAAGAATCATGGCCTTATGGATGGCAGAAGATCCAGTGGCAGAATAACTGACACTAACATTTCTACACCCTAACACCTTAGACCAACAAGGTCTTCTATTAAGTTAAGAACGTTAAGAAGGACTGATACTCCCAAAGAATGAGAGTATTGATGCTTCCTCCCAACCAAATTTTTTCAGGCCCTGCTAATAATGGACTcaagtaaaaacataaaatacactGAATTCCACGGCAACCCCTTTCCCCAAAATCTAAACGTGGGTTTAAGAGCTACATACATTACAGGTCAAAACATTTTGAGGTTCGGTTTTGagatgtaaatgtaaatcagTGTTCCTGGCTAATTAATAGCTAGAAAGATTTAAAAGCCAAGCGTTAAAAAGTTACCTTAAATCAATACTGTTACAGAAGAAAAGGAGCAAGGTTTTTcaattatacatacacacacacacacacatatatgcacacatatacatacccactatttatagttttaaataggtatatatgtgtatgtgcatatatatacaaataaaaatcacTGTGTATGTGCTTTACAAATGCCACAGAGCTTCTGGCAAGGCTGACAAGTTCTTACCTGCTTTAAAAATTACCATGCACAGTGTTCATCCCAACCTAACTTTATTTAATGTTATTCTTTTGGACAACCCCCATAGCAAATCCTTGTATATTTCAATATCCTGCCTACTTAAAAGAGCGGAAGAGTCAAACAGAGCAGGGGAAAAAACGTGACGTGCACAACCTTGATCCAAAACATAACTTCGTCGTAGTCTAATTTTAGGCCTAGCCATGTTGTCTTTTTGCAGaggttaaaagagaaaacaaaaaaaaactatatataaCAGGTACAAAACTGATGTGCTATCACTAGGAGCTGGCATTATTCATTAAGTAGAAATAAAGCACGTTCACAGTGCCCAGAGAGTGTTCCCATTAAAATAAAGATACAAGGATAGGCACAACCTCAATTATTTTGCATACATCAGTCCTTGGACGGCTATATCTTTAAAGAAGTAATCAAAACATTGAGTCCACCTGGGGATTTGTGGTTAcgttatgtgtttttttaaagaaagccaAACATGGTGAAAGTCAAGTTACTCTAACTTAACTGAAGTTACCTTAAAAAGCAAATAGTCACCTCCTGGCTGAAGATCAAATAAGAATCATGAGAGGATCAAGAGTTCTGTTCTTAAGCGGAGGCccttaaaaattcagaaaactatacGTTTCTACTAATATTGAATATGAAAAAGAGATTACAGACTGGAGTTAAGAGAGTAAGGGACTCAATACTCCTGGAGCAATGAAACTGGGGTGGGCTGAGAGACAGCAAAGAGAGGATAAGGATCAGTGAgaggaaattgagaataaaaatcgAGACCTTTGGTCTAGTGGTAAAGTAAACGGAGAAAAGGAAGAGGTTGCTTCGTGAGAAGGGAAGCTCGAGAGCGGGCAGAGACGGCGGCGCGATACCCCTTCAGGGCAGGGCTGGGTCCAGGAAGAGCAGAGTTTACCAATTCAGCAAGCTTCCCATTTCGGGCTAAAGCCAAAGAAGAAACAGCCCtagggagcagacaatgagccACCGCCCCAGAGTCCGCGGCTGCAGGCACGCAGGTGGCAGCTTCCCGGCTCGGAGCGGGCAGGTCGGCTGCGCCGGGACCGCTCCCGCTCGCCAGGCCGCGGAGGAGGAAAGGCGGAAGGAGAGCGACTGCCTGCGCCCGGCGGGCAGGCCGGCCCGTCCCCACACTTACCGCAGGCGAGGAAAGGTCCCGCCCCAGCCAGGCGCCTCGGTCCGAGCTCCCAGCGGTCTCCGGAGCCGCCCAGGCCAACGCGCGGCGccgagaagggaggggagggatgggCAAGCAGGACGGGAAAGGGAACCGCGCAAGAGCGCAGCCGCCGCGACCGCTAGGCCCAGCGGCAGCCCCAGCCCAGCGGGCGCCAGGGAGGGGAGGGCGAGGAGCCTTCGGCAATGGCGACGGCCCGGGCCGAGGGGAAGCGGAACAACCGCCGCCGCCGCGCGTGGCCACAACCCTGGGGGAGGGAGGCGGCGGGGAGCGGCGGGAGGCGGGGCCACCGCCCCCCGCCCGCGCGGCCCCGCCCCGAGGCCCGGCGCTCCCGGGATCCCCGCGAGCGCCGCCTCCCGACGGGCGGCCCGCGCGCGGGCTGCTGGGAGCTGTAGTGCCGTGGTGGACGCGGCGCTCCTCCAATACGGTTTGTATTGAGAGGGACCTCCAGTccggcttcattttttttttttttcttttcttttcgtTCGGCTTCATTTAATTCAGGATTGTTTCCAGGCAGTCTGCGTCAAACAAAGATGATGGCAGACGACTGCTGTTATATGAATCTGCTGCAGGACATTTATCTCTGGGAATTCATCCATTatccattttgcttttttttttttttttaaacctaaacACTCTTACCATATTTTGCTGCCAAGGTAAACCCCACTTGCTTGCAAATTTAGGTCATTCCCTCAGTGATTTATCTACAGAGGAGTTCATCAATATATTCACTCATTCTACAAATACTTGAATGTCTAATTTGTACCAGATTCTATTAAGCATCAAGGATACAAGGAACAAGATGATCAAAGCCCTTCCCTTTCTGGAGCTTATAAATATGAAAACACAGTAATTGAAATATGATATCTGGTATGAGGAAAAGAACTGGGGGAAATCCCTTTGGACAAGGTGGCTGGAGAAGGCCTATTTAAGAAGGTAACATTCAAGCTGGGAACAAAAAGATGGGAAAGAGCCATGAGAAGCACCCAAGAGAAAGTATTACAggcaaagggagaaaaaaaaaaggtgtgtatGGTCAATTAAGAAGGTCTGAGtatgagagcagatgtggctcgggcagttgagctcctgcctcccacaaggaGGGCCCAGGTTCGCTTCCCAATGCTTCCTgggaaaacaaacagcaaacaaatgaaaaaaaccaactcaggaaagccaatgtggctctggttgagtgccagcttcccacatatgaggtcccggttTCAATCTCCTCCTACTGCCCATCCACAAAAAAAGACtgtgggcagtggacttggcccagtggttagggtgtccatctaccacctgggaggtccacggttcaaaccccaggcctccttgactcgtgtggagctggcccatgcccagtgct
This window contains:
- the LOC139438839 gene encoding cuticle collagen 39-like; translated protein: MKPDWRSLSIQTVLEERRVHHGTTAPSSPRAGRPSGGGARGDPGSAGPRGGAARAGGGGPASRRSPPPPSPRVVATRGGGGCSASPRPGPSPLPKAPRPPLPGARWAGAAAGPSGRGGCALARFPFPSCLPIPPLPSRRRALAWAAPETAGSSDRGAWLGRDLSSPAVSVGTGRPARRAQAVALLPPFLLRGLASGSGPGAADLPAPSREAATCVPAAADSGAVAHCLLPRAVSSLALARNGKLAELVNSALPGPSPALKGYRAAVSARSRASLLTKQPLPFLRLLYH